One Kineococcus aurantiacus genomic window carries:
- a CDS encoding response regulator — protein MRILLVDDEVTLAATLAAGLAGAGFTVDVAHDGGTGLARAEGGAYDVVVLDVMLPVLNGYEVCRTLRARQVWTPVLVLTAKDGEHDETDAFDLGADDYLRKPFSFDVLVARLRALTRRGAPERPAVLRSGDLTLDPAAQRVHLAGREVRLTAREFQVLHHLMRHAGDVLSKTNVLQGVWDEFYEGDENLVEVYVGYLRKKIGREFIETVRGAGYRFAAGS, from the coding sequence GCCGGGTTCACCGTCGACGTCGCCCACGACGGCGGGACCGGCCTGGCGCGAGCCGAGGGGGGCGCGTACGACGTCGTCGTCCTCGACGTCATGCTGCCCGTCCTCAACGGGTACGAGGTGTGCCGCACCCTGCGGGCGCGGCAGGTGTGGACGCCCGTCCTCGTCCTCACCGCCAAGGACGGGGAGCACGACGAGACCGACGCGTTCGACCTCGGTGCCGACGACTACCTGCGCAAACCCTTCTCCTTCGACGTCCTCGTGGCCCGGCTGCGGGCGCTGACCCGGCGGGGCGCACCGGAGCGCCCCGCCGTCCTGCGCTCCGGCGACCTCACCCTCGACCCGGCCGCGCAACGGGTCCACCTCGCCGGGCGGGAGGTCCGCCTCACGGCCCGCGAGTTCCAGGTCCTGCACCACCTCATGCGCCACGCCGGTGACGTGCTGTCCAAGACCAACGTCCTGCAGGGCGTCTGGGACGAGTTCTACGAGGGCGACGAGAACCTCGTCGAGGTGTACGTGGGGTACTTGCGGAAGAAGATCGGGCGCGAGTTCATCGAGACCGTGCGCGGCGCCGGGTACCGGTTCGCGGCGGGGTCCTGA
- a CDS encoding sensor histidine kinase produces the protein MSLGRGVRWLLRLWRECGVQVRSTVAATLVQGVVVLAMGALLLLSLVDDLHRSVDASTLATAQSVAALVPDGVGTSPDLRAAVEAAARRRAAVQVVDAAGAVVASSPDLRGEPPVVDERPAPGDVVHRELRLPFDDDAYRVTALGGAAGGERFTVVVAQSLGTGEDALHAAVAALAVGGPLLLLTVGGATYLFVGRSLRPVSRIRTTVEGISHGNLSGRVPTPPGRDEVARLASTMNSMLAGLERADTAQRQFVSDASHELRSPIATLRAAADIALGRPDRADPRELARLVRGESQRLDALVSDLLLLARVDERSWSAGPGRGEEVDVDDLVTDEHRRLRASTTLTVTLHREPARVVGDRQELSRVVRNLTDNAARHARSAVSIDLRRNGSVAVLTVTNDGAPIPPPDRERVFERFVRLEESRARDSGGSGLGLAVVRDVVAAHGGSVAVVDPPGGAPGTAFRVELPLAEPPGPP, from the coding sequence ATGAGCCTGGGGCGCGGCGTGCGGTGGCTGCTGCGGCTGTGGCGGGAGTGCGGTGTGCAGGTCCGCTCGACGGTGGCGGCCACGCTCGTGCAGGGCGTGGTGGTCCTGGCGATGGGGGCGCTGCTGCTGCTGAGCCTGGTGGACGACCTGCACCGGAGCGTGGACGCGTCGACGCTGGCCACGGCCCAGTCGGTCGCGGCGCTGGTCCCGGACGGGGTGGGCACCTCGCCGGACCTGCGGGCCGCGGTCGAGGCGGCCGCCCGGCGGCGGGCGGCGGTGCAGGTGGTCGACGCGGCCGGGGCGGTGGTGGCGTCCAGCCCGGACCTGCGCGGGGAACCGCCGGTGGTCGACGAGCGGCCCGCCCCGGGCGACGTCGTCCACCGCGAGCTCCGGCTGCCCTTCGACGACGACGCCTACCGGGTGACCGCACTGGGCGGCGCGGCCGGCGGGGAGCGCTTCACGGTGGTCGTCGCGCAGTCGCTGGGGACGGGCGAGGACGCGCTGCACGCGGCGGTGGCGGCCCTGGCGGTGGGCGGCCCGCTGCTGCTGCTGACGGTGGGCGGGGCGACGTACCTGTTCGTGGGCAGGTCGCTGCGGCCGGTGTCGCGCATCCGGACGACGGTGGAGGGCATCAGCCACGGGAACCTGTCCGGGCGGGTCCCGACCCCGCCGGGGCGCGACGAGGTGGCGCGGCTGGCGTCGACGATGAACTCGATGCTGGCGGGGCTGGAACGGGCCGACACGGCCCAGCGGCAGTTCGTGTCCGACGCCAGCCACGAGCTGCGCAGCCCCATCGCGACGCTGCGGGCCGCGGCGGACATCGCCCTGGGGCGACCCGACCGCGCCGACCCGCGGGAACTGGCGCGCCTGGTGCGGGGCGAGTCGCAGCGGCTGGACGCCCTGGTGAGCGACCTGCTGCTGCTCGCCCGGGTGGACGAACGCTCCTGGTCCGCCGGGCCGGGCCGGGGCGAGGAGGTGGACGTGGACGACCTGGTGACGGACGAGCACCGGCGGCTGCGGGCGAGCACCACGCTGACGGTCACCCTGCACCGCGAACCGGCGCGCGTCGTCGGGGACCGGCAGGAACTGTCCCGGGTGGTGCGCAACCTCACCGACAACGCCGCCCGCCACGCCCGGTCCGCGGTGTCGATCGACCTGCGGCGCAACGGCTCCGTCGCCGTGCTGACCGTGACGAACGACGGGGCCCCGATCCCGCCGCCGGACCGGGAGCGGGTGTTCGAGCGGTTCGTGCGGCTGGAGGAGAGCCGCGCCCGCGACTCCGGGGGCAGCGGCCTGGGCCTGGCGGTCGTGCGGGATGTCGTCGCCGCGCACGGCGGTTCGGTGGCGGTGGTGGACCCGCCCGGTGGTGCGCCGGGGACGGCGTTCCGGGTGGAGCTGCCGCTGGCCGAACCCCCGGGCCCGCCCTGA
- a CDS encoding undecaprenyl-diphosphate phosphatase: MQLWQSAVLGVVEGLTEFLPVSSTGHLTVVEELLGLRVDDAGTTAFTAIVQFGAIVAVIGYFRRDIARLLLAWVRGLRDPAARQEDYRLAWSVVVGSVPVGLVGFAARDVVAGPLRSLWVVASALIGWSVVMVAAEAYAARRAARHGEARVRLPDALVIGLVQCLSLVPGVSRSGATISAGLFRGLDRVTATRLSFFLSIPALTAAGLYEGVSAGGDVSATVGWGATALGTLVSLVVAYASIAWLLRFVAHHRISVFAGYRVGLGAVLLALLATGTLSAV, encoded by the coding sequence GTGCAGCTGTGGCAGTCCGCCGTCCTCGGCGTCGTCGAGGGCCTCACCGAGTTCCTGCCCGTGTCCAGCACGGGGCACCTGACCGTCGTCGAGGAACTCCTCGGGTTGCGCGTCGACGACGCCGGCACCACCGCGTTCACCGCGATCGTCCAGTTCGGCGCCATCGTCGCCGTCATCGGGTACTTCCGGCGCGACATCGCCCGGCTGCTGCTCGCCTGGGTGCGCGGGCTGCGCGATCCCGCTGCGCGGCAGGAGGACTACCGCCTCGCGTGGTCGGTGGTCGTGGGTTCGGTCCCCGTGGGCCTGGTGGGTTTCGCGGCCCGGGACGTCGTGGCCGGGCCGCTGCGCAGCCTGTGGGTCGTCGCGTCCGCGCTCATCGGGTGGAGCGTCGTCATGGTCGCCGCGGAGGCGTACGCCGCGCGCCGCGCCGCCCGGCACGGCGAGGCGCGGGTCCGGCTGCCGGACGCCCTCGTGATCGGCCTCGTGCAGTGCCTCTCGCTGGTCCCGGGGGTGTCCCGCTCCGGGGCGACCATCAGCGCGGGCCTGTTCCGCGGGCTGGACCGGGTGACCGCCACCCGGCTGTCGTTCTTCCTGTCGATCCCGGCCCTGACGGCGGCCGGCCTCTACGAGGGGGTCTCGGCCGGCGGGGACGTCTCGGCCACCGTCGGGTGGGGGGCCACCGCCCTGGGCACCCTCGTGAGCCTCGTCGTGGCCTACGCCTCGATCGCGTGGCTGCTGCGCTTCGTCGCCCACCACCGGATCAGCGTGTTCGCGGGGTACCGGGTCGGCCTGGGGGCCGTCCTCCTCGCGCTGCTCGCCACGGGGACCCTGTCCGCCGTCTGA
- a CDS encoding GrpB family protein: protein MGGVEALRVGLHEYDDRWPDVYREHHDRIRSALTGVDADVEHIGSTSVPGLAAKPVVDVVVAVDDVTAEEDHLDRLLAAGYELRVREPGHRLVRTPARDVHVHVYARGDAAVGEYLLLRDHLRADADDRALYERTKRELMARDWDDTNAYADAKGEVIARIKARARERGGR from the coding sequence GTGGGGGGCGTGGAGGCCCTGCGGGTCGGGCTGCACGAGTACGACGACCGGTGGCCGGACGTCTACCGCGAGCACCACGACCGGATCCGCTCCGCGCTGACCGGGGTGGACGCCGACGTCGAGCACATCGGGTCCACGTCCGTGCCCGGGCTGGCGGCCAAACCGGTCGTCGACGTCGTCGTGGCGGTCGACGACGTCACGGCCGAGGAGGACCACCTCGACCGGCTCCTCGCCGCCGGGTACGAGCTGCGGGTCCGCGAACCGGGGCACCGCCTCGTGCGCACCCCCGCCCGCGACGTCCACGTCCACGTGTACGCCCGCGGCGACGCCGCCGTCGGCGAGTACCTGCTGCTGCGCGACCACCTGCGGGCCGACGCCGACGACCGCGCCCTGTACGAGCGCACCAAGCGGGAGCTGATGGCCCGGGACTGGGACGACACGAACGCCTACGCCGACGCCAAGGGCGAGGTCATCGCTCGGATCAAGGCGCGGGCCCGCGAGCGCGGGGGCCGCTGA
- the glpX gene encoding class II fructose-bisphosphatase: MTTLPATPDRNLALELVRATEAAAIRATPFIGRGDKNAADGAAVDAMRTFLGTVDFAGVVVIGEGEKDEAPMLFNGEQVGTGNGPACDIAVDPIDGTSLTALGRRNAISMIAAADRGAMLDAHTVFYMEKIVTGPEGVGVVDLRQPIGENVRALAKAKGKDVSEIQVGVLDRPRHEQLIADIRAAGAGTRLLLDGDVMGGIGAASYEGRLDMCVGIGGSPEGVATACAIKALGGLIQARLAPKTDEEKQHGLDAGLKFDHVYTAEELVRGDNTFFVATGVTDGDLVDGVRRLGPVIRTESIALRARSGTIRFVRADHLAEKWL, translated from the coding sequence ATGACCACCCTGCCCGCCACACCGGACCGCAACCTCGCCCTGGAGCTCGTCCGGGCCACCGAGGCGGCGGCGATCCGGGCGACCCCGTTCATCGGTCGCGGCGACAAGAACGCCGCCGACGGCGCCGCCGTCGACGCGATGCGCACGTTCCTCGGCACCGTCGACTTCGCCGGGGTCGTCGTCATCGGCGAGGGCGAGAAGGACGAGGCGCCGATGCTGTTCAACGGTGAGCAGGTGGGTACCGGCAACGGCCCGGCGTGCGACATCGCCGTCGACCCCATCGACGGCACCTCGCTGACGGCGCTGGGCCGCCGCAACGCGATCTCGATGATCGCGGCCGCCGACCGGGGCGCCATGCTCGACGCCCACACCGTCTTCTACATGGAGAAGATCGTCACCGGCCCCGAGGGCGTCGGCGTCGTCGACCTGCGCCAGCCCATCGGCGAGAACGTCCGGGCGCTGGCGAAGGCGAAGGGCAAGGACGTCTCCGAGATCCAGGTCGGCGTCCTGGACCGGCCCCGGCACGAGCAGCTCATCGCCGACATCCGCGCCGCCGGCGCCGGGACCCGCCTCCTGCTCGACGGGGACGTCATGGGCGGGATCGGCGCGGCCTCCTACGAGGGCCGGCTCGACATGTGCGTGGGGATCGGCGGCAGCCCCGAGGGCGTCGCGACGGCGTGCGCCATCAAGGCGCTCGGCGGGCTCATCCAGGCGCGGCTGGCCCCGAAGACCGACGAGGAGAAGCAGCACGGCCTCGACGCGGGGCTGAAGTTCGACCACGTGTACACCGCCGAGGAACTGGTCAGGGGCGACAACACCTTCTTCGTCGCCACCGGCGTCACCGACGGCGACCTCGTCGACGGGGTGCGCCGCCTGGGGCCGGTCATCCGCACCGAGTCGATCGCCCTGCGCGCCCGCTCCGGGACGATCCGGTTCGTCCGCGCCGACCACCTCGCGGAGAAGTGGCTCTGA
- a CDS encoding DNA glycosylase AlkZ-like family protein, producing MSGLAAQDVGTWRLVAQRVVPVLDGAADVVEHLAAVQAQDLRAAATAVALRTAGGTVDGLAAALDAGRVVRSWPQRGTLHLLPAADLFWVLELCAGRTVAATARRREQLGISPADLDVARGTAARSLTRAGLTRAGLLAAFEAAGQATAAGRGYHLIVHLALTGALCQGPVRGREQLFVPAGEWVRDRRDPPDPLAEWARRYLRGHGPATAADFAAWTKLPLGRAREGFAAVRGEFETALVDGVEHLLDPGLPDLVAAHRRAARGLHVLPGFDEFLLGYADRSHVLAPEHADRVTPGGNGVFRGTVVAGGRVVGTWDRVAGRGGDRVAAQGFTGLPPTRAAALARRVVPSGWFG from the coding sequence GTGAGCGGGCTCGCGGCGCAGGACGTCGGCACCTGGCGGCTGGTGGCCCAGCGCGTGGTGCCCGTCCTGGACGGGGCCGCCGACGTCGTCGAGCACCTCGCGGCCGTGCAGGCGCAGGACCTGCGCGCCGCCGCGACGGCCGTGGCCCTGCGCACCGCGGGCGGGACCGTCGACGGGCTGGCCGCAGCGCTGGACGCGGGCCGGGTCGTCCGGTCCTGGCCCCAGCGCGGGACGCTGCACCTGCTCCCCGCGGCGGACCTGTTCTGGGTGCTGGAGCTGTGCGCGGGCCGGACCGTGGCCGCCACCGCGCGGCGGCGCGAGCAGCTGGGGATCTCCCCGGCCGACCTGGACGTCGCGCGCGGGACCGCGGCGCGCTCGCTCACCCGCGCCGGGCTGACCCGCGCCGGGCTCCTTGCCGCGTTCGAGGCCGCCGGGCAGGCCACGGCCGCCGGGCGCGGGTACCACCTGATCGTCCACCTGGCCCTGACCGGTGCGTTGTGCCAGGGGCCGGTGCGCGGCCGGGAGCAGCTGTTCGTCCCGGCGGGCGAGTGGGTCAGAGACCGCCGGGACCCGCCGGACCCGCTCGCGGAGTGGGCCCGCCGCTACCTGCGCGGTCACGGGCCGGCGACCGCCGCGGACTTCGCGGCGTGGACGAAGCTGCCGCTGGGCCGGGCGCGGGAGGGTTTCGCCGCGGTGCGCGGGGAGTTCGAGACGGCCCTCGTCGACGGCGTCGAGCACCTCCTCGACCCGGGGCTGCCGGACCTCGTCGCGGCGCACCGCCGGGCCGCGCGGGGCCTGCACGTGCTGCCGGGTTTCGACGAGTTCCTGCTCGGCTACGCCGACCGCTCCCACGTCCTGGCCCCCGAGCACGCCGACCGGGTGACCCCCGGCGGCAACGGCGTGTTCCGCGGGACGGTGGTCGCCGGCGGGCGCGTCGTGGGGACCTGGGACCGGGTCGCGGGCCGGGGCGGGGACCGGGTCGCGGCGCAGGGTTTCACGGGTCTCCCGCCCACCCGCGCCGCGGCCCTGGCCCGCCGGGTCGTCCCGTCGGGCTGGTTCGGCTGA
- a CDS encoding TSUP family transporter: MLDLTTTQLIPLYLAALVIGFSKTSIGGAGTIAIAIFAAVLPAKESTGLILPLLILGDLFAISLYRRHADWGLLVRLFPYVAVGVVAGAGFVRIVDDTVMRRSIGVLLVLLVVIHLWRQRKLRAQGDAPPMSVTRRRWTALGFGFLAGFATMVANAGGAPMSIYLFTMGLGVMSFLGTGAWFFFIVNCFKVPFSVALGLIAVDSLWLDLRLAPAVVVGAFVGWWLAKRLDIRTFEKWVLGLSVVSGLYLLR; encoded by the coding sequence GTGCTGGACCTGACGACGACGCAGCTGATCCCCCTGTACCTGGCGGCCCTCGTCATCGGGTTCTCCAAGACCTCCATCGGGGGTGCCGGCACCATCGCCATCGCGATCTTCGCGGCCGTGCTGCCCGCGAAGGAGTCCACGGGCCTCATCCTGCCCCTGCTGATCCTCGGCGACCTGTTCGCGATCTCGCTGTACCGCCGGCACGCCGACTGGGGGCTGCTCGTGCGGCTCTTCCCGTACGTCGCGGTCGGGGTCGTCGCCGGGGCGGGGTTCGTGCGGATCGTCGACGACACGGTCATGCGCCGTTCCATCGGCGTGCTGCTGGTCCTGCTCGTCGTCATCCACCTGTGGCGGCAGCGCAAGCTGCGCGCGCAGGGGGACGCGCCGCCGATGTCGGTGACCCGCCGCCGGTGGACGGCCCTGGGTTTCGGGTTCCTCGCGGGTTTCGCGACGATGGTCGCCAACGCCGGTGGTGCCCCCATGTCCATCTACCTGTTCACCATGGGCCTGGGCGTCATGTCCTTCCTGGGCACCGGCGCGTGGTTCTTCTTCATCGTGAACTGCTTCAAGGTGCCGTTCAGCGTCGCGCTGGGGCTCATCGCCGTCGACTCCCTGTGGCTGGACCTGCGCCTGGCCCCGGCGGTCGTCGTGGGGGCGTTCGTCGGCTGGTGGCTGGCGAAGCGGCTGGACATCAGGACGTTCGAGAAGTGGGTGCTGGGGTTGTCGGTCGTCTCGGGCCTGTACCTCCTGCGCTGA
- a CDS encoding DNA polymerase IV, whose translation MHLDLDAFFAAVEQRDKPSLRGKPVVVGGTGGRGVVATASYEARVFGIGSAMPTARARRLCPNAAYLAGRFEAYRAVSHEVMELAHELSPLVEPLSLDEAFVDLTAGHDDLDAERAGAVAQRFRAAVRARTGLTVSVGVAASKLVAKIASDLRKPDALVVVPPAEQEALLSPLSVRRIPGVGTVTGDRLARSGVRTIGDLAAADEGELVRMLGKAHGTALLAYARGVDPRPVVPEREAKSVSAEETFAVDLTDRRDLGERLRRMADRVAARLTASGLSGRTVTIKVRRYDFSTLNRSRTLPHATNTAREITRYAGELLDAVDVADGVRLLGVGVSGLGEFSQADLLAELEDELEDELEDGPEDPEEAGDGHEEGKEGPPVSAQPYGPPAAGGWRPGQDVAHAGFGPGWVQGSGAGRVTVRFEGPHTPVGRVRTFRDDDPDLVPADPPAFDPGRWP comes from the coding sequence ATGCACCTGGACCTCGACGCGTTCTTCGCGGCGGTGGAGCAGCGGGACAAACCGTCGTTGCGCGGCAAGCCCGTCGTCGTGGGCGGCACGGGGGGCCGCGGGGTCGTCGCCACCGCCAGCTACGAGGCGCGGGTGTTCGGGATCGGCTCGGCCATGCCCACCGCGCGCGCCCGGCGGTTGTGCCCGAACGCCGCCTACCTCGCGGGCCGCTTCGAGGCCTACCGGGCGGTGTCGCACGAGGTGATGGAGCTGGCGCACGAGCTGTCGCCGCTCGTGGAGCCGCTGTCGCTGGACGAGGCGTTCGTGGACCTCACCGCCGGGCACGACGACCTGGACGCCGAACGGGCCGGGGCGGTCGCGCAGCGGTTCCGCGCCGCCGTGCGCGCCCGGACGGGCCTGACCGTCTCCGTGGGCGTCGCGGCGAGCAAGCTCGTCGCCAAGATCGCCTCGGACCTGCGCAAACCCGACGCCCTCGTCGTGGTGCCGCCCGCCGAGCAGGAGGCGCTGCTGTCGCCGCTGAGCGTGCGCAGGATCCCCGGCGTGGGGACGGTGACGGGGGACCGGCTGGCGCGGTCGGGGGTGCGCACGATCGGGGACCTGGCCGCGGCCGACGAGGGGGAACTGGTCCGGATGCTCGGCAAGGCGCACGGCACGGCGCTGCTGGCGTACGCCCGGGGGGTCGACCCGCGCCCCGTCGTGCCCGAGCGGGAGGCGAAGTCCGTCTCGGCGGAGGAGACGTTCGCCGTCGACCTCACCGACCGCCGCGACCTGGGGGAACGGCTGCGGCGCATGGCCGACCGGGTCGCGGCCCGGCTGACGGCCTCGGGCCTGTCGGGCCGGACCGTGACGATCAAGGTGCGGCGGTACGACTTCTCCACCCTCAACCGGTCCCGGACGCTGCCGCACGCCACGAACACGGCGCGGGAGATCACCCGGTACGCGGGCGAGCTGCTCGACGCCGTCGACGTCGCCGACGGCGTCCGGCTGCTGGGGGTGGGGGTGTCCGGGCTCGGGGAGTTCAGCCAGGCCGACCTGCTGGCCGAGCTGGAGGACGAGCTGGAGGACGAGCTGGAGGACGGTCCCGAGGACCCCGAGGAGGCCGGTGACGGCCACGAGGAGGGGAAGGAGGGTCCGCCGGTGTCGGCGCAGCCGTACGGCCCGCCCGCGGCGGGCGGGTGGCGTCCCGGGCAGGACGTCGCGCACGCCGGGTTCGGGCCCGGCTGGGTCCAGGGGTCGGGCGCCGGTCGCGTCACGGTCCGGTTCGAGGGGCCGCACACCCCCGTGGGGCGGGTCCGCACCTTCCGCGACGACGACCCCGACCTCGTCCCCGCCGACCCGCCCGCGTTCGACCCGGGGCGGTGGCCGTGA
- a CDS encoding DNA-3-methyladenine glycosylase family protein — protein sequence MAVKLEVPGGLPAEPLRRFLLAHTVPGAETHLDGVHRRVFPGGVEATVDVGTGERCEVVHVTGPVAPEVVRRWLDLDGDHARAERHLSADPLLAPLVAARPGLRVPRAVSGAETALLTVLGQQVSLAAARTFAGRLVAAYGTPRETLVEFPAPAALAAAGPDAIRAVTGVTGARARTLHVLSTVLADGLDLDTADPAAARAELLALPGIGPWTADYVALRVFGDSDAFLPSDLVLRRALGRVPAREAAARAEPWRPWRGYALLHLWTAEVFA from the coding sequence GTGGCCGTGAAGCTGGAGGTGCCGGGCGGGCTGCCCGCGGAGCCGCTGCGCCGGTTCCTGCTGGCCCACACCGTGCCGGGGGCCGAGACCCACCTCGACGGCGTGCACCGCAGGGTGTTCCCCGGCGGGGTCGAGGCGACCGTGGACGTCGGCACGGGGGAGCGGTGCGAGGTCGTCCACGTCACCGGTCCCGTCGCGCCGGAGGTCGTGCGCCGCTGGCTGGACCTGGACGGCGACCACGCGCGCGCCGAGCGGCACCTGTCCGCCGACCCGCTGCTGGCGCCCCTGGTCGCGGCCCGCCCGGGGCTGCGGGTCCCCCGGGCGGTGTCGGGCGCGGAGACCGCGCTGCTGACGGTCCTGGGCCAGCAGGTGTCGCTGGCGGCGGCGCGCACGTTCGCGGGCCGCCTCGTCGCGGCCTACGGCACCCCGCGCGAGACCCTCGTGGAGTTCCCCGCCCCCGCGGCCCTGGCCGCCGCCGGGCCCGACGCGATCCGCGCCGTCACGGGGGTCACCGGGGCCCGGGCCCGCACGCTGCACGTCCTGTCGACCGTCCTGGCCGACGGCCTGGACCTGGACACCGCCGACCCGGCCGCGGCCCGCGCCGAGCTGCTGGCCCTGCCCGGCATCGGGCCGTGGACGGCCGACTACGTCGCGCTGCGGGTGTTCGGGGACTCCGACGCCTTCCTGCCCTCCGACCTGGTGCTGCGCCGGGCCCTGGGGCGGGTCCCGGCGCGCGAGGCCGCGGCGCGGGCCGAGCCGTGGCGCCCGTGGCGCGGGTACGCGCTGCTGCACCTGTGGACCGCGGAGGTCTTCGCCTGA
- a CDS encoding SDR family oxidoreductase — translation MNGVVVVTGGSRGIGAAVVRALAARGVPTCFSYSTHREAADDVAATARDLGTPSLAVQADVSVEGDVRRLFRAAAGLGPVTGLVNNAGITALQTRVVDLEVDRIRRVLDVNVVGSFLCAREAVKHLSAAGGGTIVNVSSRAAVSGSPFEYVDYAASKAAVDALTVGLAHEVAADGIRVVGVRPGLIRTDIHASSGEPGRVERLQKTVPLGRAGEPDEVAEAVVWLLSESASFVTGTTLDVAGGR, via the coding sequence ATGAACGGAGTCGTGGTGGTGACCGGCGGTAGTCGCGGGATCGGGGCGGCCGTCGTCCGGGCCCTCGCCGCCCGCGGGGTGCCGACGTGCTTCAGCTACTCCACGCACCGCGAGGCCGCCGACGACGTCGCAGCCACCGCCCGGGACCTGGGGACCCCCTCCCTCGCCGTCCAGGCCGACGTGTCCGTCGAGGGCGACGTCCGCCGCCTGTTCCGCGCCGCCGCCGGGCTGGGACCCGTCACCGGCCTGGTCAACAACGCCGGCATCACCGCGCTGCAGACGCGGGTCGTCGACCTCGAGGTCGACCGGATCCGCCGCGTCCTCGACGTCAACGTCGTCGGGTCGTTCCTGTGCGCGCGCGAGGCCGTCAAGCACCTGAGCGCCGCCGGCGGCGGGACCATCGTCAACGTCTCCTCCCGGGCCGCGGTCTCCGGCAGCCCCTTCGAGTACGTCGACTACGCCGCCTCCAAGGCCGCCGTCGACGCCCTGACCGTCGGCCTGGCCCACGAGGTCGCCGCCGACGGCATCCGCGTCGTCGGGGTCCGGCCCGGGCTGATCCGCACCGACATCCACGCCAGCTCCGGGGAACCGGGCCGGGTGGAGCGGCTGCAGAAGACGGTCCCCCTGGGCCGGGCGGGGGAACCGGACGAGGTCGCCGAGGCCGTCGTGTGGCTGCTGTCGGAGTCGGCGAGCTTCGTCACCGGCACGACCCTGGACGTCGCCGGCGGCCGCTGA
- a CDS encoding LysR substrate-binding domain-containing protein, which translates to MEDAVEVLAGPLQVLAALGEQEHVTRTAEALGLQQPTVSRALARVQRAVGVPLLVPQGRGVRLTAAGRALAATAARALAEVERGVRTVREDDAVETGRVALGFLHTLGAAAVPALVRAFREAHPGVRFELHQGAAGALLDQLTRGEVDLVLTSPLPDRPGLRCDALLEQPLVLALPEDHPLAVPGPLGLSAVAGEDFVLFEPGYGLREAAEALFAQAGVVPRVAFEGQDAHTIRGLVAAGLGVAVLPAAQRGTSETFAGVVERPLAGPTSTRTLGLVRRDEPLPRVASAFRDLVVARGSRLL; encoded by the coding sequence GTGGAGGACGCGGTGGAGGTGCTCGCGGGGCCGCTGCAGGTCCTGGCGGCCCTCGGGGAGCAGGAGCACGTGACGCGGACCGCCGAGGCGCTGGGCCTGCAGCAGCCCACGGTCAGCCGGGCCCTGGCCCGCGTCCAGCGCGCGGTGGGGGTCCCGCTGCTGGTGCCGCAGGGGCGCGGCGTGCGGCTGACGGCGGCCGGGCGGGCGCTGGCCGCGACGGCCGCGCGGGCGCTGGCGGAGGTGGAGCGCGGGGTGCGGACCGTGCGGGAGGACGACGCCGTCGAGACGGGCCGGGTCGCGCTGGGTTTCCTGCACACCCTCGGCGCGGCGGCCGTCCCCGCCCTCGTGCGGGCGTTCCGCGAAGCCCACCCCGGGGTGCGGTTCGAGCTGCACCAGGGCGCCGCGGGCGCGCTGCTGGACCAGCTCACGCGCGGGGAGGTCGACCTGGTGCTGACCTCCCCGCTGCCGGACCGGCCGGGCCTGCGGTGCGACGCCCTGCTGGAGCAGCCCCTCGTGCTCGCGCTGCCGGAGGACCACCCGCTGGCGGTGCCCGGCCCGCTGGGGTTGTCGGCGGTCGCCGGGGAGGACTTCGTGCTGTTCGAACCGGGCTACGGGTTGCGGGAGGCCGCCGAGGCGCTGTTCGCGCAGGCGGGCGTCGTCCCGCGGGTCGCCTTCGAGGGGCAGGACGCGCACACCATCCGGGGGCTGGTGGCCGCGGGGCTGGGGGTGGCGGTGCTGCCGGCGGCCCAGCGGGGCACCTCGGAGACGTTCGCGGGCGTGGTGGAACGGCCGCTGGCCGGGCCCACGTCGACCCGCACGCTGGGGCTGGTGCGGCGCGACGAGCCGCTGCCGCGGGTGGCCTCGGCCTTCCGCGACCTCGTCGTCGCCCGCGGTTCGCGGCTGCTGTAG